A portion of the Carassius carassius chromosome 42, fCarCar2.1, whole genome shotgun sequence genome contains these proteins:
- the LOC132124044 gene encoding pancreas/duodenum homeobox protein 1-like: MCSCTARFPRSVAIMNREHFYPPNHLYKDSCAFQRHSNEDYSQNPPPCLYMNRQTQSVYASSFSGGQDQPNLTDITSYNMSTRDDLVGPHLHLPQNPQTSLQTLGGYEDSLDLSGDRNRYHLPFPWMKSTKSHTHAWKGQWTGSYMVEAEESKRTRTAYTRAQLLELEKEFLFNKYISRPRRVELALTLSLTERHIKIWFQNRRMKWKKEEDKRRSRGVDPEQDSSISSGGLKDESCVTLTGPPSPLHSHIPPVPQDS, translated from the exons ATGTGCTCGTGTACAGCACGGTTTCCCCGGTCTGTGGCCATCATGAATCGGGAGCACTTTTACCCTCCTAACCATCTGTATAAGGACTCTTGCGCCTTCCAGAGACACTCCAACGAAGACTACAGCCAAAACCCTCCACCGTGTCTGTATATGAATAGACAAACTCAGTCCGTCTACGCCTCATCGTTCTCGGGCGGCCAGGACCAGCCAAATCTTACCGATATTACTTCTTATAACATGTCGACCCGTGATGATCTGGTAGGGCCTCATCTTCACCTTCCCCAGAATCCACAGACATCTCTACAGACGCTCGGCGGTTATGAAGACTCTCTCGACCTGAGCGGGGATCGGAACAGATATCATCTGCCATTCCCGTGGATGAAGTCAACGAAATCTCACACGCACGCTTGGAAAGGACAGTGGACAG GCTCTTACATGGTAGAGGCCGAGGAGAGCAAGCGCACGCGGACAGCTTACACCAGAGCGCAGCTGCTCGAGCTCGAGAAAGAGTTTCTCTTCAACAAGTACATTTCGCGCCCGCGCCGCGTGGAGCTCGCGCTCACCCTCAGCCTCACCGAGAGACACATCAAGATCTGGTTCCAAAACCGACGCATGAAATGGAAAAAGGAGGAGGACAAGAGGAGATCCAGAGGAGTGGATCCCGAGCAGGATTCCTCAATCTCATCTGGAGGTCTCAAGGATGAGTCGTGTGTCACTCTAACGGGACCCCCTTCACCCCTGCACTCTCACATACCTCCAGTCCCACAAGACTCGTAA
- the LOC132123978 gene encoding receptor-type tyrosine-protein kinase FLT3-like, producing the protein MRPGNRLVVVLLVLHWSARGSAVTDASAETRPQCDTDGSTLRCTLEETHLRSSDPIKLDFTEGQTVEIYSACQQNHSDGLKCLCHQRINSSMHALQPTEQFTNGAYTVNCGNHNVTVVQSVQRRPSVPVLKAIAKAGSIYIVQLVCSSEGNPKPTIRWYGNSQNPEEGMKDKWYKTESIVARHDYPQSPDIKCCASNLLGEECTELHHFDLNNNVDVQKAQTIFLKSGQSLLLRCTINSMDVPELRWQFNNTTVKGITSIYFAEWTEYFFIESVNVTHCGEYICISKNNQARKTSVKVFENDKIDILELNENNNILVQNKASFCFQAKVFSYPKAQCQWITPNQIKIQCRETHYSNFNSAFELCNPEPGQYQIKLKTQQYSVIRNMSLCISDIPKIAIKLQNDSNIVSCETQSSIPANVSWKICPSYPKCIDSENWKDIPVAKPKVMDSDQFCQKKIEFSRLHSNREDHLIKCCITNIAGTRCSEQLQLPTSFFSIDYAICFLVIFILLMVIFALIIFIRVKKPGYQCQIQMIQMIGPNDNDYIYIDFRETKYDLKWEFPRENLELGNELGSGAFGMVVQATAYGISKPGESIQVAVKMLKDKHQAVEKEALMSELKMLTHIGHHENIVNLLGACTSSGPIYLIFQYCCNGDLLNYLKSNRERFHKYLTDAFNRDRFRGLYHNFQQKRNSSDSNQFVHMTLATKGQENEALLSPVSTVEEMLECEDKHQEEELHSLTYDDLLSFSFQVAKGMEFLSSKNCIHRDLAARNVLVTHGRQVKIGDFGLARDIEHDSNYVVKGNVCLPVKWMAPESIFKGVYTMQSDVWAYGILLWEIFSLGVTPYPGITVNDAFYRMIESGYHMEQPYYAEETVYKVMCRCWMLDPVDRPCFSKLVAFMEKELSALEERLYYNVGGYCHIDITYQNAPMTPDATLMEKKLNVYQSDTEN; encoded by the exons ATGCGTCCAGGAAATAGACTTGTGGTGG TGTTACTGGTGCTGCACTGGAGCGCTCGCGGCAGCGCGGTGACGGACGCTTCAGCCGAGACTCGTCCACAATGTGACACTGATGGATCG actTTAAGATGTACATTAGAAGAGACTCATTTGAGGAGTTCTGACCCAATTAAACTGGATTTCACTGAAGGACAAACTGTGGAAATTTACAGTGCATGCCAACAAAACCACTCAGATGGACTTAAATGTCTCTGTCACCAAAG GATAAATTCTTCTATGCATGCTTTACAGCCCACTGAGCAATTTACAAATGGAGCATACACTGTAAACTGTGGCAATCATAATGTAACAGTTGTTCAGTCAGTACAAA GGAGGCCATCGGTTCCAGTGCTCAAAGCTATTGCAAAAGCAGGGTCTATATATATAGTTCAGTTGGTGTGTTCCTCTGAGGGGAACCCAAAGCCAACCATCAGGTGGTATGGTAACAG CCAAAATCCAGAAGAGGGCATGAAAGATAAGTGGTATAAGACAGAGAGCATTGTGGCGAGGCACGACTATCCTCAAAGTCCAGATATAAAGTGCTGTGCCAGTAATTTGCTGGGAGAAGAATGCACTGAGCTTCATCATTTcg ATCTCAATAATAATGTGGATGTGCAAAAGGCTCAGACGATTTTCCTAAAATCTGGTCAGTCTCTGCTACTCCGATGCACCATAAACTCTATGGACGTCCCTGAATTGAGATGGCAATTCAATAACACAACT gtCAAGGGAATCACATCGATATATTTTGCAGAATGGACAGAATACTTCTTTATCGAATCAGTGAACGTGACACATTGTGGGGAGTATATCTGCATATCTAAAAACAACCAAGCTAGGAAGACCTCTGTCAAGGTCTTTG AAAATGACAAAATCGACATACTGGAGTTGAATGAGAACAACAACATACTAGTACAAAATAAGGCAAGCTTCTGCTTCCAGGCTAAAGTGTTTTCCTACCCAAAAGCCCAGTGTCAGTGGATTAcaccaaatcaaatcaaaatacagTGCAGAGAGACTCATTACTCTAACTTTAATAG TGCATTTGAGCTGTGTAACCCTGAACCAGGccaatatcaaattaaattaaagactCAGCAATATAGTGTCATAAGGAATATGTCTCTCTGCATTTCAG ACATTCCtaaaattgcaataaaattacaaaatgattCAAACATCGTCTCTTGTGAAACTCAAAGCTCCATACCTGCAAATGTATCCTGGAAGATCTGCCCATCATACCCCAA ATGTATTGATTCTGAAAACTGGAAAGATATACCTGTTGCCAAGCCCAAGGTCATGGATTCAGATCAGTTCTGTCAGAAGAAAATTGAGTTTTCCAGACTTCACTCGAACAGGGAAGACCATCTTATCAAATGCTGCATCACTAACATAGCAGGGACTCGCTGTAGTGAACAATTACAACTGCCAACAT CTTTCTTCAGTATTGATTATGCGATTTGTTTCCTGGTCATCTTTATACTCCTCATGGTCATCTTTGCCTTAATCATCTTTATAAGAGTTAAG AAGCCTGGGTACCAGTGTCAGATCCAGATGATTCAGATGATCGGACCTAATGACAATGACTACATATACATTGATTTCAGGGAGACGAAGTATGACCTCAAATGGGAATTTCCACGAGAAAATCTTGAGCTTG GGAATGAGCTGGGATCTGGAGCGTTTGGGATGGTTGTGCAGGCTACAGCGTATGGGATCAGCAAGCCAGGAGAGTCTATTCAGGTAgcagttaaaatgttaaaag ACAAGCACCAAGCAGTGGAAAAGGAAGCTCTGATGTCTGAACTGAAAATGCTGACTCATATTGGACACCATGAAAACATTGTCAACTTGCTCGGAGCTTGTACAAGCTCAG GTCCTATTTACCTGATATTCCAGTACTGCTGTAACGGAGATCTCTTGAACTATCTGAAGAGCAACAGGGAACGTTTTCACAAATATCTGACGGACGCTTTCAACAGGGACAGATTCAGGGGCCTCTACCACAACTTCCAGCAGAAGAGAAACTCCAG TGATAGCAACCAATTCGTGCACATGACACTTGCAACCAAAGGTCAGGAGAACGAGGCGCTCCTCAGTCCTGTGTCTACTGTTGAGG AAATGCTTGAATGTGAAGACAAACATCAAGAAGAGGAACTTCACAGTCTCACCTATGATGATCTTCTGAGTTTTTCTTTTCAAGTCGCAAAGGGCATGGAGTTCCTGTCCTCTAAAAAT TGTATCCATAGGGACTTGGCAGCCAGAAATGTTTTGGTGACACATGGCAGACAGGTGAAGATCGGTGACTTTGGCCTCGCAAGAGACATTGAACATGATTCCAACTATGTTGTAAAAGGAAAT GTATGTTTGCCTGTGAAGTGGATGGCTCCTGAGAGTATTTTCAAAGGGGTTTACACAATGCAGAGTGACGTCTGGGCCTATGGCATTCTGCTATGGGAAATCTTTtctctag GAGTCACCCCATATCCTGGAATAACTGTGAATGATGCATTCTACAGAATGATTGAAAGTGGATATCACATGGAGCAACCCTATTATGCTGAAGAAACTGT ttACAAGGTAATGTGTCGCTGCTGGATGCTCGATCCTGTCGACCGGCCTTGTTTTTCCAAGCTTGTAGCTTTCATGGAAAAAGAGCTGTCTGCTTTGGAAGAAAGG CTGTATTACAATGTTGGAGGATACTGCCACATTGACATAACATACCAGAATGCACCCATGACCCCTGATGCTACACTGATGGAGAAAAAACTGAATGTCTACCAGTCCGACACTGAGAATTGA